The genomic stretch CCGGCAGCCCGTCTCGCAGGAGTCCTGGTCGGCTTCGACGGCTCCACACAGTCCATGCTGGCGCTGCACTACGCTGCCGTGGCAGCCCGGCACAGCAGCCGGGCACTCACCGTGGTCACGGCCTTCGGCGCCACGGCCCAGATCGAGACCGCCAGGAGCTCCACAACAGATCGATCGGGGTCCGATCATGCGCTGGAAGCGGCGAAGATCGTGCTCAATGACGCGCGACGGTACCTGAGGAGCCATCCGGGCCCGGTCGCCTACCGGGCAGAACGCGGCGACCCCTCCGGAGTCCTCGCGAACCTGTCCGCGGAGGCCGAGCTCGTGGTGGTGGGGGCCCGGGGCCGCGGCGGCTTCCTGGGCCGGATCATGGGATCGGTGTCCTCCGCGCTTCCAGCACACGCGCACTGCCCCACCATCGTGGTGCCTCGGCACTACCAGATCGCCGCGCCAGAGGCACAGGGTCGATCTGCCAGCCCAGGTTCCGGTCCGCGCCCGGTCCTGGTCGGCGTGGACGGTTCTCAGCACAGCAGGATCGCGGCCCTGCACGCCGCACAGTTCGCCCAGGATCAGCACGCGCCGCTGCATCTGCTGCTGGTCCTGCCGTCGCTGGAGGGCTGGCTGGACTGGTACCCGGAGCTCGACGCCCCTGATCAAGGCTTCATCGACCGGCGGAGGGTGCAGCTGGAGGACTTTCTTCACACCGAGGCGACCTGGGTGCGAAAGCACTATCCGGGGTTGAGCGTGACCTGCTCGGTGCGACCGGGAGATCCCGCCGCGCAGTTGAGCAGGTCCACTCGGGAGGCTCTGCTGACCGTGGTCGGCACTCGCGGGCGGGCCGGATTGAGCGGGGCTCTGCTGGGGTCGGTCTCACGCAGCGTGCTGCTCCAGGCAACCGGCCCCGTCATGGTGGTCCCGGAACTTCACGACGCGCGGCTCCGCGATCAGCCCGGACCGCTGCGCTGACCTCCCCGCGTTGCCGGGTGCGGTCTCTCCCGGGCTGAGGAGCACAGTTGCTAACCTTAGGACATGCCTTGGGTCGCGTGGGTCGCCATCATCGCCATCATTGTGTTCGGTGTCACTCAGATCGTGAGCATGGCCACCGGACGCCCGCTGCCCTGGGGCTCAGACTCGGAGGAGGAGATCGAGGCGCTGCGCAAACGGCTGAAGAAGCTGGAGAAGGGCGGCGCCGCGCAGCTTGAGGAGCCGAAGCTCCCCTCGAAGTCTGAGGAGAACATGTCCGCCGAAGACCGTTGGCGCCTGGACATGCTGGAAGCTCGGCTCGAAGAGCTGGAGAAACGCCGCCGCGATGACCAGGACACAAAGGACGACGGCGGCAGCTGAGGTGCCAGAGACCACTCCCCCGACCGATTCCTGGATCCCGGCGGCGCTGAGCGCGCTTGCGGCAGCCCTGAAGACGAACTCCGGTTCGCGATCCGACTCCGGAATCGACGCGCCCCCGCTGGAGTTCCAACCCGCCGATCCCACGGAGAGCCCCACCTGGGTCACCCGACCCGAGGTGCCTGTTGATCTGGCGGCGGTGATCGTGCGCACCTCCGGCTCCACGGGCACCCCGAAACAGACCCTGCTCCCCGCCACGGCCATCCGCGCCTCAGTGGCGGCCACCGCGCAGGCACTCGGCGGGCACGGACAGTGGCTGCTGACCCTGCAGCCCAGCTACGTGGCCGGACTCGCCGTGCTGGCCCGCAGCCTGGCGGCAGGCACCACCCCGGTGGCCCTGCTGGAGCACACCACCGACCCGCTCGCCTTCACCCTGGCCGCGCAGCAGCTCACCGCGGAACGCCGATACGTCTCTCTGGTCCCCACCCAGCTGCAGCGCCTGCTGGAGCACCTGCCGCACGAGAAGGCGCTGGCCGCAGCACTCGCCCGCTTCGACGCGATCCTTCTCGGTGGCGGCGCCTCCTCGGAGGACCTGATCGCCCGCGCGCAGGCCCACGGGTTGAACCCGGTGCGCACCTACGGGATGAGCGAGACCTGCGGCGGCTGCGTCTACGACGGACGGCCGCTGCCGGGCGTGCAGCTGGAGACCGTGGGCACCGGGAAGCAGACCCCCTCCCGGGTGCGGATCAGCGGTCCGATGGTCGCTGCCGGCTACCTCGACGACGCCGATCTCGACGCAGCGCATTTCAGCTGGGACCCTGGCTCCGGTCAGCGTCGGTTCCTCACCGATGACCTCGGGGAGCTCAGCACGGACGCTCAGGGCCAGCTGCTGCGTCTCTCCGGCCGGGCCGATGATGTCATCAACACCGGAGGCGTCAAGATCTCGGCGGAGCGGGTCCGCTCGGTGCTGCTGAGCCACCCACAGGCCACCGAGGTGTTCGTCGGTGCGCTCCCAGATCCGGAGTGGGGGCAGATGGTCGGCGCCGCCGTCGTCATCTCCACCGGCCTGGACGAGGGTGAGCTCGACCAGGATGAGCTCGGTCGCGAGCTCCGTGAGCTGGCCGGGGACGCGCTGGGCCGTCCCGCGGCACCGAAACGGCTGCTGTTCCTGCCCCGGCTTCCGACGCTGGCCAGCGGGAAGCCGGATCGGCAACGGCTGCTGCAGATGCTGAGGGCTCAGGCAGGGTAGAGACCCGCTGGGGAGCCGGGGTCGGCTCGGCTGACCCGGCCCGACACGGGCGAACTCGCACCGAGATCCCGTGGTGATCACGCTTGACCGCGTAAGAAGAGAGCAACGAGAGGACACGATGTGGCAACTGTGAAGGAATGGGCAGCGGGTGCGCGGCCGCGGACCCTGCCGCTGGCCGTGGCCCCGGTGATCATCGGCGCCGCCGCCGCGCAGGCCCTGGGGCGCTTCGATCTGACGATCGGCCTGCTCGCCCTGGTCGTGGCGCTGGCCCTGCAGGTCGGCGTGAACTACGCCAATGACTACTCCGACGGGATCCGCGGCACCGACGACGTCCGGGTGGGGCCCATGCGCCTGACCGGGTCCAAGGCGGCGAAGCCTCGGCAGGTCAAGGACGCAGCGTTCTTCAGCTTCGGGCTGGCCTCGCAGGCCGGACTGATCATCGTGATCCTGACCGGCATGTGGTGGATGCTGGCAGTGGGCGCAGCCTGCGTGCTGGCTGCGTGGTGGTACACCGGGGGCTCCCGACCCTATGGCTACCGCGGGCTGGGCGAGATCATGGTCTTCGTCTTCTTCGGCCTGGTCGCCACCCTGGGCACCACCTGGGCCATGGCGGCGCAGCTCAGCGTTCACGCGTGGATCGGCGCCGTGGGCTCGGGACTGATCGCAGCCGCCCTGCTGATGGCCAACAACGTCCGTGACATTCCCACCGATCGCGAGGCCGGGAAACTCACCCTTGCGGTCCGGCTCGGCGATCAACGTGCCCGGATCAGCTACGTCCTGATGGTCGGACTCGCACTGGTGCTGCCGCTGACGCTGCTGGTGCACAGCCTATGGTTCCTGCTGGTGCTGCTGGCCTGGCCGCTGGCGCTGGGACCGGCCCGGATCATGCTCTCACCCGAGAAGAAGGGCCACGCACTGATCAAGGTGCTGCAGCTGACCAGCCTGATCGGGATGGCCTTCGCGCTGAGCTATTCGGCAGCG from Nesterenkonia sandarakina encodes the following:
- a CDS encoding 1,4-dihydroxy-2-naphthoate polyprenyltransferase produces the protein MATVKEWAAGARPRTLPLAVAPVIIGAAAAQALGRFDLTIGLLALVVALALQVGVNYANDYSDGIRGTDDVRVGPMRLTGSKAAKPRQVKDAAFFSFGLASQAGLIIVILTGMWWMLAVGAACVLAAWWYTGGSRPYGYRGLGEIMVFVFFGLVATLGTTWAMAAQLSVHAWIGAVGSGLIAAALLMANNVRDIPTDREAGKLTLAVRLGDQRARISYVLMVGLALVLPLTLLVHSLWFLLVLLAWPLALGPARIMLSPEKKGHALIKVLQLTSLIGMAFALSYSAALILS
- a CDS encoding universal stress protein, yielding MNTHTDVAPRPIDFDPAARLAGVLVGFDGSTQSMLALHYAAVAARHSSRALTVVTAFGATAQIETARSSTTDRSGSDHALEAAKIVLNDARRYLRSHPGPVAYRAERGDPSGVLANLSAEAELVVVGARGRGGFLGRIMGSVSSALPAHAHCPTIVVPRHYQIAAPEAQGRSASPGSGPRPVLVGVDGSQHSRIAALHAAQFAQDQHAPLHLLLVLPSLEGWLDWYPELDAPDQGFIDRRRVQLEDFLHTEATWVRKHYPGLSVTCSVRPGDPAAQLSRSTREALLTVVGTRGRAGLSGALLGSVSRSVLLQATGPVMVVPELHDARLRDQPGPLR
- a CDS encoding AMP-binding protein, which gives rise to MTRTQRTTAAAEVPETTPPTDSWIPAALSALAAALKTNSGSRSDSGIDAPPLEFQPADPTESPTWVTRPEVPVDLAAVIVRTSGSTGTPKQTLLPATAIRASVAATAQALGGHGQWLLTLQPSYVAGLAVLARSLAAGTTPVALLEHTTDPLAFTLAAQQLTAERRYVSLVPTQLQRLLEHLPHEKALAAALARFDAILLGGGASSEDLIARAQAHGLNPVRTYGMSETCGGCVYDGRPLPGVQLETVGTGKQTPSRVRISGPMVAAGYLDDADLDAAHFSWDPGSGQRRFLTDDLGELSTDAQGQLLRLSGRADDVINTGGVKISAERVRSVLLSHPQATEVFVGALPDPEWGQMVGAAVVISTGLDEGELDQDELGRELRELAGDALGRPAAPKRLLFLPRLPTLASGKPDRQRLLQMLRAQAG